In Pseudomonadota bacterium, a single window of DNA contains:
- a CDS encoding glycosyltransferase family 39 protein: MDQATAGAARWARRVVLALALLSVLLAAFAARDESLTWDEPVFIVAGLSYWQTGDHRLNSEAPPLAQQLVALPLLAMGLPRPPYDTPAFSAANQVGFAVDYLAGQREHLADITRRARAPVWLASGLAVWLAGRWALALFGPAAALTAACGVALSPTLMAHGRLATTDTLCSTAMLAASYMLWCALASGRWRTWLAYGALVGTAVMMKFTALLLGPLALVQVVHAVLAERRAVAPVLARAGAAFAMFALVVGACYARPFDLRPFLDGLGHLYVNTNSDYHSYLLGAVLDRSAWYYYLATWLVKTPPAALLLLAAALVGAARHPRGREAALFVLLPAVVMMGVSCFDTINVGIRRILPALPMLAIFSSLAASACFARRTRLAVAALLLWMLGETLYYFPYQLAYITPLAGGPSRAPYVLDDSNIDWGQELPRLARWQARHAPGEPLYLSYFGTIAPSLYGVEATPMSEAQYRAPAPGLYALSTHRLVWLRKIEHFTHAGVDWLTRYEPVARIGYSIYVYRFPDPR; this comes from the coding sequence ATGGACCAGGCGACGGCCGGCGCTGCGCGCTGGGCGCGGCGCGTGGTGCTGGCCCTGGCGCTGCTGAGCGTGCTGCTCGCGGCCTTCGCGGCGCGCGACGAATCGCTGACCTGGGACGAGCCGGTGTTCATCGTCGCCGGACTGTCCTACTGGCAGACCGGCGATCATCGCCTCAACAGCGAAGCGCCGCCGCTCGCGCAACAGCTGGTCGCGCTGCCGCTGCTCGCCATGGGCTTACCGCGCCCGCCCTACGATACGCCCGCCTTCAGTGCCGCCAACCAGGTCGGCTTCGCGGTCGATTACCTCGCCGGCCAGCGTGAGCATCTGGCCGATATCACGCGCCGCGCGCGCGCGCCGGTGTGGCTCGCGAGTGGCCTGGCCGTGTGGCTGGCCGGCCGTTGGGCGCTGGCGCTGTTCGGCCCGGCCGCGGCGCTGACGGCAGCCTGCGGCGTGGCGCTGTCGCCCACCCTCATGGCCCATGGTCGCCTCGCCACCACCGACACCCTGTGCAGCACCGCCATGCTGGCGGCGAGCTACATGCTGTGGTGCGCGCTCGCGAGCGGCCGTTGGCGCACCTGGCTGGCCTATGGCGCGCTGGTCGGCACGGCGGTGATGATGAAATTCACCGCGCTCCTGCTCGGCCCCCTGGCCCTTGTGCAGGTCGTCCATGCCGTGCTCGCCGAGCGGCGCGCCGTCGCACCCGTGCTGGCGCGCGCGGGCGCCGCGTTCGCCATGTTCGCGCTGGTGGTCGGCGCCTGTTACGCACGTCCCTTCGATCTGCGGCCGTTCCTGGATGGCCTCGGTCACCTCTATGTCAACACCAACAGCGACTACCACAGCTACCTGCTGGGCGCGGTGCTCGATCGCTCCGCCTGGTATTACTACCTCGCGACCTGGCTGGTGAAGACGCCGCCGGCGGCCCTGCTGTTGCTGGCGGCGGCCCTGGTGGGCGCGGCGCGTCATCCGCGCGGGCGTGAAGCGGCGCTGTTCGTGTTGCTGCCGGCGGTGGTGATGATGGGCGTGTCGTGCTTCGACACCATCAACGTCGGCATCCGTCGCATCCTGCCGGCGCTGCCGATGCTGGCGATATTCTCGAGCCTGGCGGCGAGTGCGTGCTTCGCGCGCCGTACGCGCCTCGCGGTGGCCGCGCTGCTGCTGTGGATGCTGGGCGAGACGCTGTATTACTTCCCGTACCAGCTCGCCTACATCACGCCGCTGGCGGGCGGCCCGTCGCGCGCGCCCTACGTGCTGGACGACAGCAACATCGACTGGGGCCAGGAACTGCCGCGGCTCGCGCGCTGGCAGGCGCGCCACGCGCCGGGTGAACCGCTCTACTTGAGCTACTTCGGCACCATTGCGCCGTCACTGTACGGCGTCGAGGCGACGCCCATGAGCGAGGCGCAGTACCGAGCACCGGCGCCCGGTCTGTATGCGCTCAGCACCCATCGCCTGGTGTGGCTGCGCAAGATTGAGCACTTTACCCACGCCGGCGTGGATTGGTTGACGCGCTATGAGCCCGTCGCGCGCATCGGTTATTCGATCTATGTGTACCGATTTCCGGACCCGCGCTGA
- a CDS encoding diguanylate cyclase, whose product MSAAAPALSKLSRLKSQAPSPAGHAVLVVEDSKAIRELLCGYLRQIGGFVVETADSLAGAEALLASNPERFFCAALDLNLPDAADGEVVDAVRAHGVPVIVLTGSAEPAVRERMMAKNIVDYVVKQNSHEIEHVAYLIGRLRENRATKILVVDDSRSFRLYIKSLLEKYFFHTLEAGDGREALAVIDQHPDVTLVLTDINMPVMDGYELIAALRQRYRREDLAIIGVSDSNKHDISAKLLKLGGNDFLTKPFVVEEFYCRVTQNTNMVGYVRQIRDSAIRDFLTGVYNRRYLFEVAATLYGNARRGNVRLGALLLDADHFKSVNDTYGHTAGDVVLKAIASCLCRELRMSDIVARYGGEEFVCLTVLKDAADIDIVCERVRKAVEGLQVDFDGQRIPITVSVGATTQLGDCFDDMLRAADAGVYQAKAAGRNRYVVV is encoded by the coding sequence ATGTCGGCCGCTGCTCCTGCCTTGTCCAAACTGTCGCGCTTGAAATCCCAGGCACCGAGCCCCGCCGGCCACGCGGTGCTGGTGGTCGAGGACAGCAAGGCCATACGCGAACTGCTGTGCGGCTACCTGCGCCAGATCGGCGGCTTCGTGGTCGAGACCGCCGACAGCCTGGCCGGCGCCGAGGCCTTGCTGGCCAGCAACCCCGAACGGTTCTTCTGCGCCGCGCTCGATCTGAACCTGCCCGACGCCGCCGATGGCGAAGTGGTGGACGCGGTGCGCGCCCATGGCGTGCCGGTCATCGTGTTGACCGGCAGCGCCGAGCCCGCCGTGCGCGAACGCATGATGGCCAAGAACATCGTCGATTACGTGGTCAAGCAGAACAGCCACGAAATCGAACACGTGGCTTATCTCATCGGCCGCCTGCGCGAGAACCGCGCCACCAAGATCCTGGTGGTCGACGATTCGCGCAGCTTCCGCCTGTACATCAAGTCCCTGCTCGAGAAATATTTCTTCCATACCCTGGAAGCCGGCGACGGCCGCGAGGCCTTGGCGGTCATTGACCAGCATCCCGATGTGACCCTGGTGCTGACCGACATCAACATGCCGGTGATGGACGGTTACGAGCTCATCGCCGCGCTGCGGCAGCGTTACCGGCGCGAGGACCTGGCCATCATCGGCGTGTCGGACAGCAACAAGCACGACATCTCGGCCAAGCTTCTGAAGCTCGGCGGTAATGATTTCCTGACCAAGCCGTTCGTGGTCGAGGAGTTCTATTGCCGCGTCACGCAGAACACCAACATGGTGGGCTACGTGCGCCAGATCCGCGATTCGGCCATTCGCGACTTCCTGACCGGCGTCTACAACCGCCGCTACCTGTTCGAAGTGGCCGCCACGCTGTACGGCAACGCGCGACGCGGCAACGTGCGGCTCGGCGCGCTGCTGCTCGACGCCGACCACTTCAAGTCCGTCAACGACACCTACGGTCACACCGCCGGCGACGTGGTGCTCAAGGCCATCGCATCGTGCCTGTGCCGCGAGCTGCGCATGAGCGACATCGTGGCGCGCTACGGTGGCGAAGAGTTCGTGTGCCTGACCGTTCTCAAGGACGCTGCCGACATCGACATCGTGTGCGAGCGGGTGCGCAAGGCGGTGGAAGGCCTGCAAGTCGACTTCGATGGCCAACGCATTCCGATCACGGTCAGCGTCGGCGCCACCACCCAGCTCGGCGACTGCTTCGATGACATGCTGCGCGCCGCCGACGCCGGCGTGTACCAGGCCAAGGCCGCCGGTCGTAACCGTTACGTGGTGGTATGA